One stretch of Geoalkalibacter ferrihydriticus DSM 17813 DNA includes these proteins:
- a CDS encoding discoidin domain-containing protein: MGVVQRDFARLAPVFFICCLVAALLCLPTASWASSNGGTSPINCSDCHGQDVAERHHETSWFFAGECFRCHEGFDTEGDCSSCHGFGLQNVHHETPDALVGNCISCHSGVGDLGDCLSCHQGKTQNRHHEIAAAGVSCVSCHTTMSADTSCQSCHAGSVRVRHHDLVDSQGLSCASCHTNIVVTTSCQSCHQPGTAQDAHHDYAATQNVSCTSCHTSLQPETGCQSCHGAESNRDQHHLLADTGGFDCVSCHTQMTSTSGCASCHSFPTFEGNRHHDDAILAEWGLGCMDCHEYQWTPVFALTMPTPDDCVACHTTLVGTGDIVEAHHTTDAFFADNCTLCHAGADVGIQSCNDCHDSANGSVGDRHHAFDLALQGQCTVCHVGADYTFLDCQGCHTGDGQPAINDLHHMTIPAQMDDCTSCHVGADVDGLDCSACHFESGSPLASERHHSTQAFLMGQCLFCHTGAEPVNISCAACHSSPNHHGQPAAISGDCTACHSTIKTSGDSCQACHTAPIPEIHHGDPLMQVGGDCSVCHTAASSSTSCADCHMSDPHHTTMQSQTGNCAFCHSVPPEVMDRPHQAACRECHGQYMHDKGGPIQNYGACAACHDTKPYHAAPASIPGYTGYGAGKGKFNLFWSMFAIKEGPGEDIRPNGEDMKDKGGFKIAATTMPFNVATIEYGGRAYLVPHFDDAQNLGDLSKCTSCHSSRADKVKCDSSRWRDHLSRNRVDLATYRLAEAVYLGSLCDSDAGIIAPVPDGPNLALNKTAKASRQESGYHASNAVDGNIDTRWWTRSTSDTTFEVDLGATYPVAAFAFDWYSNLHAEEYRIYVSSNGSSWDRVLEFKNGTGGYEVRTIPTRNARYVRLEMRQARSRDGYSLSEFEVYAESAFSSPSAPEPEGDNLALNKSTSATRSERGYSHRNAVDGKLDTRWWARSTSTERLDVDLGSRQSVSRVVIRWHDDYAREFRVRVSRDGSSWSTVREIKDFSGGTSEITFSSRSERYVRIECNRARSSNGYSINELEVYAQ, translated from the coding sequence ATGGGGGTCGTTCAGCGGGATTTCGCGCGCCTTGCGCCGGTCTTTTTCATTTGTTGTCTGGTTGCCGCACTTTTGTGCCTGCCCACTGCAAGCTGGGCATCAAGCAACGGGGGAACATCACCCATAAATTGCTCCGATTGCCACGGTCAGGACGTGGCCGAGCGCCATCATGAAACATCCTGGTTCTTTGCCGGCGAATGCTTTCGCTGCCATGAAGGCTTCGATACCGAAGGCGACTGTTCCAGTTGTCACGGCTTCGGGCTGCAGAATGTTCACCACGAAACCCCCGACGCACTGGTCGGCAACTGCATTTCCTGTCACAGCGGCGTCGGCGATCTCGGTGACTGCCTGAGCTGCCATCAGGGCAAAACCCAGAACCGCCATCATGAAATTGCCGCCGCCGGCGTGTCCTGCGTGTCCTGCCATACCACCATGTCCGCCGATACCTCCTGCCAGAGCTGCCATGCCGGCTCGGTACGCGTGCGCCATCATGATCTGGTCGACAGCCAGGGCCTCTCCTGTGCCTCCTGCCACACCAATATCGTTGTCACCACCAGCTGCCAGAGCTGCCACCAGCCGGGCACGGCGCAAGACGCTCATCACGACTATGCGGCAACACAAAATGTCAGCTGCACCAGCTGCCACACTTCGCTGCAGCCCGAGACCGGCTGCCAGAGCTGTCATGGCGCCGAATCGAATCGCGACCAGCACCATCTGCTCGCCGACACCGGGGGCTTTGATTGCGTCAGCTGCCATACCCAGATGACATCGACCAGCGGCTGCGCGAGCTGCCACAGCTTCCCGACCTTTGAAGGCAACCGCCACCATGACGACGCCATTTTGGCGGAGTGGGGCCTGGGTTGCATGGATTGCCATGAATATCAATGGACCCCTGTCTTCGCCTTGACCATGCCCACGCCTGATGACTGTGTCGCCTGCCACACGACCCTGGTCGGCACCGGCGACATCGTTGAGGCGCACCACACCACCGACGCCTTTTTCGCCGACAATTGCACCCTGTGTCACGCCGGAGCCGATGTAGGCATCCAGTCATGCAACGATTGCCACGACTCGGCAAACGGCAGCGTCGGCGATCGCCACCACGCCTTTGATCTGGCCTTGCAAGGTCAGTGCACGGTCTGCCATGTCGGCGCCGATTACACCTTCCTGGATTGCCAGGGCTGCCACACCGGCGACGGGCAACCCGCCATCAACGACCTGCACCACATGACCATCCCCGCACAGATGGATGATTGCACCTCCTGTCATGTCGGCGCCGATGTCGATGGGCTGGATTGTTCGGCCTGCCATTTCGAGTCCGGCTCACCCCTGGCCAGTGAGCGCCACCACTCGACCCAGGCGTTTCTCATGGGTCAGTGCCTCTTCTGTCACACCGGCGCCGAGCCGGTCAATATAAGCTGTGCGGCCTGCCACAGCAGCCCCAATCACCACGGCCAGCCCGCGGCGATTAGCGGCGACTGCACCGCCTGCCACAGCACCATCAAGACTTCGGGCGACAGCTGCCAGGCCTGCCACACGGCGCCCATCCCCGAAATCCATCACGGTGATCCGCTCATGCAGGTCGGCGGCGATTGCAGCGTGTGCCACACCGCGGCCAGTTCGTCAACCTCCTGCGCGGATTGCCACATGTCCGATCCACACCACACGACCATGCAGTCCCAGACAGGCAATTGCGCCTTCTGCCACAGCGTTCCGCCCGAGGTTATGGATCGCCCGCATCAGGCCGCCTGCCGGGAATGTCATGGACAATACATGCATGACAAAGGCGGCCCCATCCAGAATTACGGCGCCTGCGCGGCCTGCCATGACACCAAGCCCTACCACGCCGCTCCCGCCAGCATTCCCGGCTACACCGGCTACGGCGCGGGCAAGGGCAAATTCAACCTGTTCTGGTCCATGTTCGCCATCAAGGAAGGTCCGGGGGAGGATATCCGCCCCAACGGCGAAGACATGAAGGACAAGGGCGGCTTCAAGATCGCCGCGACAACCATGCCTTTCAACGTCGCCACGATCGAATACGGCGGCAGAGCCTACCTGGTGCCGCATTTCGATGATGCTCAAAACCTGGGCGATCTTTCGAAATGTACCAGCTGCCATAGTTCGCGCGCCGACAAGGTCAAGTGCGATAGTAGCAGATGGCGCGATCATCTCAGCCGCAATCGCGTCGATCTGGCCACCTATCGCCTGGCCGAGGCGGTCTACCTCGGTTCGCTGTGCGATTCCGACGCCGGAATCATCGCACCCGTGCCTGACGGGCCGAACCTTGCTCTCAACAAAACGGCCAAAGCCTCGCGCCAGGAAAGCGGCTATCACGCCTCCAACGCGGTCGACGGCAATATCGACACCCGTTGGTGGACAAGAAGCACCAGCGACACGACATTTGAAGTTGACCTGGGTGCCACCTACCCTGTCGCCGCCTTCGCGTTTGATTGGTACAGCAACCTGCATGCGGAAGAATATCGGATTTACGTCTCTTCCAACGGCAGCAGCTGGGATCGCGTTCTGGAATTCAAGAACGGCACGGGCGGCTACGAGGTGCGCACGATCCCCACGCGCAACGCGCGCTATGTGCGCCTTGAAATGCGCCAGGCACGCTCGCGGGACGGCTACTCTTTGAGTGAATTCGAAGTTTACGCCGAAAGCGCTTTTTCCTCGCCCTCGGCGCCCGAGCCCGAAGGTGACAACCTGGCGCTGAACAAATCAACCAGCGCCACGCGTTCGGAGAGAGGCTACAGTCACCGCAACGCTGTCGACGGCAAGCTCGATACCCGTTGGTGGGCGAGAAGCACCAGCACTGAACGATTGGACGTTGATCTGGGCAGCCGCCAGAGCGTCAGCCGTGTGGTAATTCGCTGGCATGATGATTACGCACGCGAATTCCGGGTGCGGGTATCACGCGACGGCAGCAGTTGGTCGACGGTGCGTGAAATCAAGGACTTCAGCGGCGGCACTTCTGAGATCACCTTCAGCAGCCGCAGCGAGCGCTATGTGCGGATCGAGTGCAACAGGGCCAGAAGCTCCAACGGTTATTCCATCAACGAACTTGAGGTTTACGCACAGTAA